Proteins found in one Quercus robur chromosome 2, dhQueRobu3.1, whole genome shotgun sequence genomic segment:
- the LOC126704047 gene encoding uncharacterized protein LOC126704047, whose translation MSRWSCSWFGTVVAEWDSTLIEKVVMLAWAIWSNRNERRNGGVMKSATRLRSDALEYLAEYQESVAVLKQRRDVQPEVWKPPSRGLFKLNVDGAVFADQRAAGVGALIRDEEGNVIGALSKKISAPLKAVEIEAKAVEVGLQFAKDLCVQDFILEGDSLLVINALKDLSPPPSSVAAIISSSLSVSQEFRQVVFSHIRRQGNRPAHLLAKYASGIDDFSVWLEEEPCFLNQALIQDVTFSSLV comes from the coding sequence ATGTCTCGGTGGAGTTGCTCATGGTTCGGAACAGTTGTAGCAGAGTGGGACTCAACATTGATTGAAAAAGTAGTTATGCTTGCGTGGGCTATCTGGTCGAATAGGAATGAACGAAGGAATGGGGGAGTGATGAAATCTGCTACGAGATTACGATCTGATGCATTGGAATATTTGGCTGAATACCAGGAAAGCGTAGCGGTGCTGAAGCAGCGAAGGGACGTTCAGCCTGAGGTTTGGAAACCACCATCGAGAGGTTTGTTCAAGCTTAATGTTGATGGGGCTGTTTTTGCTGATCAGAGAGCTGCAGGTGTGGGTGCTCTGATTCGGGATGAGGAAGGTAATGTTATTGGAGCCCTTAGCAAGAAGATTTCAGCCCCCCTAAAAGCAGTTGAGATTGAGGCGAAAGCAGTGGAGGTGGGTTTGCAATTTGCTAAAGATCTTTGTGTACAAGATTTTATTCTTGAAGGCGACTCCCTTTTGGTAATCAATGCTCTGAAGGATCTCTCTCCGCCACCATCATCTGTGGCTGCTATTATTTCTAGCTCTTTGTCTGTTTCTCAAGAGTTTAGACAGGTTGTTTTTTCACATATCCGTAGGCAAGGCAATAGACCAGCCCATTTATTAGCTAAATATGCCTCTGGTATAGATGATTTTTCAGTTTGGTTAGAGGAGGAACCGTGTTTCCTTAATCAAGCTCTGATTCAAGATGTAaccttttcttctttggttTAA
- the LOC126704055 gene encoding uncharacterized protein LOC126704055, translating into MEAAKQRVRAAAARKKEEEKAKGKDGASTPHSSLKGSIKRKSDGKDDPPSKKVAVTPTDVPSQKSPPKLSHGAGKGVMTSSGPVIEGPRCLLTHKDHAVESLESLIKQTDLDPCAQLGTDDLGASAFFDIARALVRVKALQDRCTAKEGVVSRVRRHNSTLMDQQAQYKEAVRLLNTDLKDVKEKLGEAEGEQKKLEEEVSSLRAQVVTAGTDAVEKFKTTQSFIDSCADYYGAGFDDCLKQVSLAHPELDLSGITMDTSVPMTPAADRDDEPLSLDSLLNDAGVVLAQPAVATPAGPSDQIVKDKADGVSKDAPAT; encoded by the exons ATGGAGGCTGCGAAGCAGAGGGTGAGGGCCGCTGCTGCTcgtaagaaggaagaagaaaaagcgaAGGGGAAGGATGGAGCGTCAACTCCTCATTCCTCCTTGAAGGGCTCCATCAAGAGAAAATCTGACGGAAAGGATGATCCTCCTTCTAAGAAGGTGGCCGTCACCCCTACGGACGTGCCCTCCCAGAAGTCACCTCCCAAGCTTAGTCACGGTGCTGGGAAAGGAGTGATGACTTCCTCTGGTCCCGTCATTGAGGGGCCCCGTTGCTTGCTGACTCACAAGGATCACGCTGTCGAGAGTCTGGAGTCTCTTATCAAACAGACGGATCTGGATCCTTGTGCTCAGCTTGGGACGGATGACCTGGGGGCGTCAGCCTTCTTTGATATTGCACGG gccttggttcgtgttAAAGCACTTCAAGACCGTTGCACGGCCAAAGAAGGCGTCGTCTCTCGGGTGAGGAGGCACAATTCCACCCTGATGGATCAGCAGGCGCAATACAAGGAGGCCGTCCGTCTCTTGAACACAGATCTGAAGGACGTGAAGGAGAAGCTGGGAGAAGCAGAGGGTGAGCAGAAGAAACTTGAGGAGGAGGTTTCGTCTTTGCGTGCGCAGGTGGTGACGGCTGGGACTGACGCAGTTGAAAAGTTTAAGACAACTCAGTCCTTCATCGACTCTTGTGCTGATTACTATGGCGCAGGTTTTGATGATTGTCTGAAGCAAGTGTCGTTAGCTCATCCGGAGCTGGATCTGTCTGGAATCACCATGGATACTTCCGTTCCAATGACTCCTGCTGCTGACAGAGATGACGAACCCCTCAGCTTGGATTCTTTGCTTAATGATGCTGGTGTTGTTTTGGCCCAGCCTGCTGTCGCTACCCCTGCTGGGCCTTCAGATCAGATTGTGAAGGATAAAGCTGACGGGGTCTCCAAGGACGCTCCTGCCACTTAA